A stretch of Perognathus longimembris pacificus isolate PPM17 chromosome 1, ASM2315922v1, whole genome shotgun sequence DNA encodes these proteins:
- the Abo gene encoding histo-blood group ABO system transferase, translated as MEPRGWLRTYLLPSGVLLLVILTLVFFSYGFFTPSTQAPGGLGAVTSVDVEEPEQQPGGALSRLAYPQPMALTPTRKDVLVLTPWLAPIIWEGTFNIDILNEQFQLQNITVGLSVFAVKKYVNFLKRFLESAEQHFMVGFRVNYYVFTDRPAAVPRVALGPGRRLAVRPVRGYARWQDVSMRRMGVLSQFLARRGAAHVAYLVCADVDLEFADHVGAEILSPLFGTLHPGFYRARRDAFSYERRPGSQAYIPRDQGDFYYMGALFGGSVAEVQRLTKACHEAMVRDWANDIEAVWHDESHLNKYLLHHKPTKVLSPEYLWDPHMLSRPSVLRKMRFIAVPKNHQEIRNR; from the exons GATGGCTGAGGACTTACTTGCTTCCCTCTGGGGTCCTTCTACTGGTGATTCTCACTCTGGTCTTCTTCAG CTACGGGTTCTTCACCCCAAGCACCCAGGCACCgggaggcctgggagctgtgACCAG TGTGGATGTGGAGGAGCCGGAGCAGCAGCCGGGTGGAGCCTTGTCCAG GTTGGCGTATCCCCAGCCGATGGCACTGACGCCCAC gaggAAAGATGTCCTCGTCCTCACTCCGTGGCTGGCCCCCATCATCTGGGAGGGGACCTTCAACATTGACATCCTGAATGAGCAGTTCCAGCTTCAGAACATCACTGTGGGGCTATCCGTGTTTGCCGTCAAAAA GTACGTCAACTTCCTGAAGCGGTTCCTGGAGTCTGCGGAGCAGCACTTCATGGTGGGCTTCCGGGTCAACTACTACGTGTTCACCGACCGGCCGGCCGCCGTGCCCCGGGTGGCgctggggccggggcggcggctgGCGGTGCGGCCCGTGCGCGGCTACGCGCGCTGGCAGGACGTGTCCATGCGCCGCATGGGCGTGCTCAGCCAGTTcctggcgcggcgcggcgcggcccaCGTGGCCTACCTGGTGTGCGCCGACGTGGACCTGGAGTTCGCCGACCACGTGGGCGCGGAGATCCTGAGCCCGCTCTTCGGCACCCTGCACCCCGGCTTCTACAGGGCCAGGCGGGACGCCTTCTCCTACGAGCGCCGGCCCGGCTCCCAGGCCTACATCCCCCGGGACCAGGGCGACTTCTACTACATGGGGGCCCTTTTTGGGGGGTCAGTGGCGGAGGTGCAGCGGCTCACCAAGGCCTGTCACGAGGCCATGGTGCGGGACTGGGCCAACGACATCGAGGCTGTGTGGCACGACGAGAGCCACCTGAACAAGTACCTGCTCCACCACAAGCCCACCAAGGTGCTGTCCCCCGAGTACTTGTGGGACCCGCACATGCTCTCCCGGCCCTCTGTTCTGAGGAAAATGCGGTTCATAGCCGTGCCCAAGAACCACCAGGAGATCCGCAACAGATAA